A DNA window from Trichosurus vulpecula isolate mTriVul1 chromosome 2, mTriVul1.pri, whole genome shotgun sequence contains the following coding sequences:
- the LOC118840185 gene encoding olfactory receptor 51V1-like, protein MSAQPGHNFSTSPFLLTGFPGLEQSYVWIAIPFSSIYAMVLLGNCMILHVIWTEQSLHEPMFYFLAMLALTDLCMGISTVHTVLGILWGLSSDISLDACIGQSYFIHGLSFMESSVLLAMSFDRYIAICNPLRYSSILTASRIIKIGVAIIIRSFLFITPAIIRLKFFHYCRPHVLSHSFCLHQDLLRLTCSDIHFNSFYALGLVICTLLLDSVLILVSYVLILKSVLAIASRDERLKSFQTCVSHICAVLVFYIPIISLTMVHRFGKHLSPIVHVLMGNVYILFPPLMNPIIYSVKTQQIRSRIQRLFSGQRY, encoded by the coding sequence ATGTCTGCTCAACCTGGGCACAACTTCAgcacctcccccttcctcctcacaGGCTTCCCTGGCCTGGAACAGTCATATGTGTGGATTGCCATCCCCTTCTCATCCATTTATGCCATGGTTCTCCTTGGGAACTGCATGATACTCCATGTTATCTGGACTGAACAGAGTCTGCATGAGCCCATGTTCTATTTCCTAGCCATGTTGGCCCTCACTGACCTGTGCATGGGGATTTCCACTGTACACACAGTGTTGGGAATTCTGTGGGGGCTCAGCAGTGACATCAGTTTGGATGCCTGTATTGGGCAGTCTTACTTCATTCATGGTCTGTCCTTTATGGAATCTTCTGTTCTCCTTGCCATGTCCTTTGATCGTTACATTGCAATCTGCAACCCACTGCGCTACTCCTCTATCCTGACAGCTTCCAGGATAATCAAGATTGGGGTAGCTATTATAATTAGGAGCTTTCTTTTTATCACTCCTGCCATCATCCGCCTAAAGTTCTTCCATTACTGCCGGCCCCATGttctctctcactccttctgTCTACACCAGGACCTGCTTCGCTTGACCTGCTCTGACATTCACTTCAACAGCTTCTATGCACTGGGATTAGTGATTTGCACCCTATTGTTAGACTCTGTCCTTATCCTTGTCTCTTATGTCCTAATTCTGAAATCTGTCTTAGCTATTGCATCTCGGGATGAAAGACTCAAATCTTTCCAGACTTGTGTGTCCCACATCTGTGCTGTGCTAGTCTTTTACATCCCCATCATCAGCCTGACTATGGTACACCGTTTTGGCAAGCACCTCTCCCCTATAGTGCATGTCCTTATGGGTAATGTTTATATTCTATTTCCACCCTTAATGAACCCGATTATCTATAGTGTCAAGACCCAGCAGATCCGAAGTAGGATACAGAGGCTCTTCTCAGGGCAAAGGTACTGA